The following DNA comes from Bacteroidia bacterium.
CCCCAAAAATGAACACGGAATTGATTTTTCGGCAGACTTCTTTGGGAAACCTACTCATCTAACCGTTAGCGGACAACTACAAGGAGAGTTAGCTGCAATGGGACTTTCGGAAATCTATACTTTTGGCCCTACTTTTCGGGCAGAAAACTCAAACACAGCCAGACATTTAGCCGAATTTTGGATGATAGAACCAGAAATGGCATTCTATGACCTAAATGACAACATGAACCTTGCCGAAGAACTCTTGAAAAACGTAGTTCAATTTGCACTAAACGAATATCTTGAAGATTTAACCTATCTTTCCGCCCAAACCGCCGAAGAACACCAACCCAAAGACCATTTACTCCAAAAACTGCACGTTGTCTTAGAAAACCCTTTTGAAAGAATTACCTACACGCAGGCAATACAAATACTAACAGACTGTAAACACCCATTTGAATATCCAGTTTTTTGGGGCGCAGACCTGCAATCAGAACATGAACGATATTTAGTAGAGAAACATTTTCAGCGTCCGGTAATTTTAACAGATTATCCTAAGGAAATAAAAGCCTTCTATATGAAGCAAAATGATGACGGAAAAACCGTAAGAGCAATGGATGTACTTTTTCCGGGAATCGGCGAAATAATAGGCGGCTCACAGCGAGAGGAAAATTATACCAAACTCCTGCAACGTATCCGCGAATTAGAATTACCGGAGGCTAATTATTGGTGGTATTTAGATACCCGGCGTTTCGGTGCAGCTCCGCATAGCGGATTCGGCCTCGGCTTTGAACGCTTACTACTATTCATAACAGGAATGACCAATATCCGAGACGTTATCCCCTTTCCAAGAACACCCAAAAACGCCGAATTTTAAACATTATCCACTATTTTTCGTATAAAACCGCAATGACAACAACCTTAGAACAATTCATTGTAGAGCAAGAATATCATACAGAAGATGCAACAGGCTCATTCTCAAAATTATTAAGAGATTTAATGCTTGCCGCTAAGATTATTCATAGAGAAGTAAACTTAGCCGGATTAGCCAATATATTGGGAAGTACCGGCCAAACCAACATCCAAGGAGAACAGGTTACCAAATTGGATGTTTTTGCAAACCACCAACTTATCAGAATGCTCTCTATGGGAGGGCAAGTCTGCGCGCTCGCATCCGAAGAAAATGATGAAGTCATTCTCCTCCCTGACTCACAAGGAAAATATGTTGTACTATTTGACCCACTGGATGGCTCTAGCAACATAGACGTAAGTGCCCCTATCGGAACTATATTTGCCATTTATAGAAGACTAAATCAGGATGCACCCCCAAGTATTGCCGATTGCCTACAACCCGGAAACAAACAAATAGC
Coding sequences within:
- the asnS gene encoding asparagine--tRNA ligase; this encodes MKRTKIKELIQKQPANETQTVMGWIKTKREGKKYSFIELNDGSTISGLQLVLDNTILGEDIRKKLTTGACISATGNIVASSGKEQNIEMQPSHIEIFGESDPDTFPLQKKAHSLEFLREIAHLRPKTKTFSSVLRLRHAMAYQIHHFFHQKGFYYIHTPIITGSDCEGAGEMFQVTTLNLNNIPKNEHGIDFSADFFGKPTHLTVSGQLQGELAAMGLSEIYTFGPTFRAENSNTARHLAEFWMIEPEMAFYDLNDNMNLAEELLKNVVQFALNEYLEDLTYLSAQTAEEHQPKDHLLQKLHVVLENPFERITYTQAIQILTDCKHPFEYPVFWGADLQSEHERYLVEKHFQRPVILTDYPKEIKAFYMKQNDDGKTVRAMDVLFPGIGEIIGGSQREENYTKLLQRIRELELPEANYWWYLDTRRFGAAPHSGFGLGFERLLLFITGMTNIRDVIPFPRTPKNAEF